From a region of the Vanrija pseudolonga chromosome 2, complete sequence genome:
- the TXNDC5 gene encoding Thioredoxin domain-containing protein 5, with translation MLVRSLATLALAFIAAPTALAKAPTDPGTEVELKQLTDANFNSSVASGVWLVEHFSPKCWHCRAFMPTWERLVAYNQHHERLWGFHMRQVNCLAQGDLCDDNGVKGYPQINLYIDGKMIQEFDQSREFDDVQDFIEKHGLKYARDTVMGGSDDTDDDTPLKPTPFKRTNPNGEVQEVDEAGFLELKKQGPVLVEFYAPWCSHCKSLKPTYAKVAAELKGKVNVAAVNCDVHKGFCHVNGIEGFPTIRMYNKAAERIEYSGSRSLNKIKQFAVEKSRGLDLKPIKGGDFYDILAHDDIFFLYLQNFDTTLDELKQTEAALRTLRNSVPTYTASDPLLYVNLSIQNPAPTSLLLAFAGHSNKPVGSIALPTIDAKLHRFINTHRLPNLVDLTKNNYADIMKNDAHAIVVLGVVHGDERGVEERKKLEEVSKAWKRGGRPFTQPVWFAAVDGDKWASWVLRTYGIRKKDFPAVVVIDTEMNEYYDQTIEEEPVKYTGADIFSVLEGVYQHFLKPKKIETGWSARNASVNLILLSHWAVEHPIKAVFALVASVTVLVTILQRCVKRDLRSVAGGYLNEKGAPHTRLD, from the exons ATGCTCGTCAGGTCACTTGCcacgctcgcactcgcgTTCATCGCGGCACCAACagcgctcgccaaggcgccgaccgaccctggcaccgaggtcgagctcaagCAGCTCACCGACGCAAACTTCAACTCGAGCGTTGCGAGCGGTGTCTG gctcgtcgagcacttCTCACCAAAAT GCTGGCACTGCCGCGCCTTCATGCCGACTTGGGAGCGCCTCGTGGCATACAATCAGCACCATGAGCGCCTATGGGGCTTCCACATGCGCCAGGTCAACTGCCTTGCCCAGGGAG ACCTCTGTGATGACAACGGGGTCAAGGGAT ATCCCCAGATCAACCTCTACATTGACGGCAAGATGATCCAGGAGTTTGACCAGAGCCGCGAGTTCGACGACGTACAGGACTTTATCGAGAAGCATGGGCTGAAGTACGCTCGCGACACTGTCATGGGCGGGTcagacgacacggacgacgacacccCGCTCAAGCCGACGCCGTTCAAGCGCACTAACCCCAACGGCGAGGTgcaggaggtcgacgaggcgggaTTCCTGGAGCTCAAGAAGCAAGGTcctgtcctcgtcgagttCTACGCGCCCTGGTGCAGCCA CTGCAAGTCGCTCAAGCCTA CCTACGCCAaggtcgcggccgagctcaagggcaaggtcaacgtcgccgccgtcaatTGTGATGTCCACAAGGGCTTCTGCCATGTCAACGGCATCGAGGGATTCCCAACCATTCGAAT GTATaacaaggccgccgagaggATCGAATACAGCGGCTCTCGGTCGCTGAACAAGATTAAGCAGTTTGCCGTCGAGAAGTCCAGGGG TCTTGACCTCAAGCCCATCAAGGGCGGTGACTTTTACGACATCCTGGCACACGACGACATCTTCTTCCTCTACCTGCAAAACTTTGACACTACTCTggacgagctcaagcagACAGAGGCCGCTCTGCGCACACTGAGGAACTCGGTGCCTACCTACACCGCCTCTGACCCGCTTCTCTACGTCAACCTGAGTATCCAGAACCCGGCGCCAacctcgctcctccttgccTTCGCGGGTCACTCGAACAAGCCAGTTGGCAGCATTGCGCTCCCCACGATCGACGCAAAGCTGCACCGCTTCATCAACACGCACCGCCTGCCCAACCTGGTCGACCTGACCAAGAACAACTATGCGGATATTATGAAGAATGACGCGCACGCGATTGTCGTCCTTGGTGTTGtccacggcgacgagcgcggtgTCGAGGAGAGGAAGAAGCTGGAGGAGGTGTCCAAGGCTTGGaagcgaggcggccggccgTTCACTCAGCCCGTATGGTTTGCCGCTGTTGACGGCGACAAGTGGGCCAGCTGGGTGTTACGGACCTACGG AATCCGAAAGAAGGACTtccccgccgtcgtggtCATTGACACTGAGATGAACGAGTACTACGACCAGACGATCGAAGAAGAACCCGTCAAGTACACTGGCGCCGACATCTTCTCtgtgctcgagggcgtgtACCAGCACTTCTTGAAACCCAAGAAGATTGAGACTGGCTGGAGCGCACGAAACGCTTCGGTTAATCTGATCCTTTTGAGC CACTGGGCTGTCGAGCACCCGATCAAGGCCGTGTttgcgctcgtcgcctcTGTCACGGTCCTCGTTACTATCCTCCAGCGCTGCGTCAAGAGAGATCTGCGGAGCGTTGCGGGAGGGTACCTCAATGAGAAGGGTGCTCCTCATACGCGCCTCGACTAG
- the CHS3_2 gene encoding Chitin synthase 3: protein MSRPPFNSNVSFQEGGQPPRRASQQPPQRPPGPPALPSKDSFGSTSANVAQLGYEEGGYGGHPSFSQASGDVRRKKSMVRPERERIEPGHRQYHYREHANDDNVRVQASNTGNRPYAPNQSGGANLRRGRSVLGREGDVDTNESGLNLFKRGATIRRKASRAAPRPQTAAQPKPAEAKPRGCCSGIAPGPIDGWMIYCFVITCWIPNFIISKVFGKKTPEAQRAWREKMGIVAICASLMAIVGFITFGFTNVVCGPSGLRLKNGNVSSSNVIVNGYTYDLGTWHHPTIGPFNSTNSPLYMDGYMAGGRDISFLFQNVNQKCLNIITPASSTIPSQGNNMAWYFPCNIFGQNGTNAVNQSGYDSAVNCHTSQSARDQFKTLAKEKMDGRYAGVVYFSWEQVRNQTANLAVYKGSVIDMNLLQWLNKEVVRYPALFDTMKSGNSTFRGRDITALMSRAGWEDEGNCLNDVIRVGFVDSITIGCVASNIVLYVSLVFILGAVLIKFFMALYFGWFLSWRIGNFEGESYKQRMKRAEEIENWTDDIYRAAPGYLRPNAKENKKKSHFLPTQSRFTRPDTMMVPQSRPGTGYGTGSTYDVGRRQGSSVYGNKLTPGGARDTPPGSPMLRGSRSSSSLPFGRDGESMFAGDQPCPWPLNNVVPQPPADFEPFGYPLVHTLCLVTAYSESIEGLRTTLDSIATTDYPNSHKLILVVCDGMVRGSGSKQFTPDIVLSMMKELVIPESEVEAHSYVAIADGHKRHNMAKVYAGFYDYDNDTVEPSKQQRVPMVLVAKTGNPLERNDAKPGNRGKRDSQIVVMGFLQKVMFDERMTTFEYEFFNAIWRCTGVTPDRYETVLCVDADTKVFPDSVSRMNACMVNDTEIMGLCGETKIANKRETWVTMIQVFEYYISHHQTKAFESVFGGVTCLPGCFSMYRIKAPKGGSGYWVPILANPDIVEHYSENIVDTLHKKNLLLLGEDRYLSTLMLKTFPKRKMVFCPQAVCKTIVPDTFKVLLSQRRRWINSTIHNLFELMLVRDLCGTFCFSMQFVVFMDLVGTLVLPAAISFTLYILIITILPRSVTHQAKPIVSLVLLACILGLPGVLIIITSRKLVYVGWMLMYLLSLPVWNFVLPAYSFWHMDDFSWGETRKVAGEGKGDASHGDKEGTFDSSNIVMKRWIEFERERRWREGTTSRDSYYDVIQRSNSPKNSNRYSMVSTSETYQSGLYTAESNQNLRPSQSPIYGSGYVQSPSEYTPGSQHLGLPGRGEPSSSSAESARRTNRSPVDSRREPSYQGQYHDEEQPILRTSPELSYSSGDRRAQPAPAARGVSLVDPGYVPPASAADPVRRVARQQHQRRTSNGRQNVMSPTSSQSHGSSLPPGAAPARF, encoded by the exons ATGTCCCGCCCCCCGTTCAACTCGAACGTCTCCTTCCAGGAGGGCGGTCAacctccccgccgcgcatCGCAGCAGCCGCCCCAGAGACCACCTGgcccgcccgcgctcccCTCCAAGGACAGCTTTGGGAGCACGTCGGCCAACGTTGCGCAGCTCGGctacgaggagggcggcTACGGCGGCCACCCCAGCTTCTCACAGGCCAGCGGCGATGTTAGGCGGAAAAAGAGCATGGTGCGCCCAGAGCGTGAGCGCATCGAGCCCGGACACCGTCAATACCACTACCGCGAGcacgccaacgacgacaatgtTCGCGTCCAGGCCAGTA ACACGGGCAACCGTCCCTACGCCCCCAACCAGTCAGGCGGCGCCAACCTCCGTCGTGGAAGATCGGTCCTCGGCCGTGAAGGCGATGTTGACACCAACGAGTCCGGCCTGAACCTGTTCAAGCGCGGTGCGACTATCCGCCGCAAggcctcgcgcgcagctcctcgcccgcaGACAGCCGCCCAGCCAAAGCCCGCAGAGGCAAAGCCTcgaggctgctgctctggTATCGCCCCCGGTCCAATTGATGGTTGGATGATCTACTGCTTCGTCATTACTTGCTGGATCCCCAACTTTATCATCTCCAAGGTCTTTGGCAAGAAGACGCCCGAGGCCCAGCGAGCCTGGCGAGAGAAGATGGGCATCGTCGCCATCTGCGCCAGTCTGATGGCAATCGTCGGTTTCATTACCTTCGGCTTCACCAACGTTGTCTGTGGTCCCTCCGGCCTGCGTCTCAAGAACGGCAATgtgtcgagctcgaacgTCATTGTCAACGGTTACACGTACGACCTGGGCACCTGGCACCACCCCACCATTGGCCCCTTCAACTCCACCAACAGCCCCCTCTACATGGATGGCTACAtggccggcggccgcgacatTTCGTTCCTCTTCCAGAACGTCAACCAGAAGTGCTTGAACATTATCACCCCGGCATCGTCCACCATCCCCAGCCAGGGCAACAACATGGCGTGGTACTTCCCCTGCAACATCTTTGGCCAGAACGGCACAAACGCCGTCAACCAGTCGGGTTACGACTCGGCGGTCAACTGCCACACATCGCAGAGCGCTCGCGACCAGTTCAAGACCCTCGCGAAGGAGAAGATGGACGGTCGTTATGCCGGTGTCGTCTACTTCAGCTGGGAGCAGGTCCGCAACCAGACtgccaacctcgccgtgtACAAGGG CTCCGTCATTGACATGAACTTGCTTCAGTGGCTCAACAAGGAGGTGGTCCGCTACCCTGCTCTCTTTGACACGATGAAGTCGGGCAACTCGACTTTCCGTGGTCGCGACATCACCGCCCTCATGAGCCGCGCCGGCTGGGAGGATGAAGGCAACTGTCTCAACGACGTTATCCGTGTTGGCTTTGTCGACTCTATCACCATTGGATGTGTCGCCTCCAACATTGTTCTCTACGTTTCGCTCGTCTTCATTCTCGGTGCAGTGCTCATCAAGTTCTTCATGGCGCTGTACTTCGGCTGGTTCCTCAGCTGGCGTATCGGCAACTTTGAGGGCGAGAGCTACAAGCAGCGCATGAAGCGTGCCGAGGAGATTGAAAACTGGACAGACGACATCTACAGAGCCGCTCCTGGCTACCTCCGACCCAACGCCAAGGagaacaagaagaagagcCACTTCCTGCCTACACAGTCTCGTTTCACCCGCCCAGACACCATGATGGTTCCCCAGTCGCGCCCTGGTACTGGCTACGGTACCGGTTCGACTTACGACGTGGGCCGTCGCCAGGGCTCGAGCGTCTACGGCAACAAGTTGACTCCCGGAGGTGCTCGCGACACGCCTCCAGGCTCGCCCATGCTCCGCGGTTCGCGttcttcttcctcgctgCCGTTCGGTCGTGACGGCGAGTCGATGTTCGCCGGTGACCAGCCTTGCCCATGGCCCCTCAACAACGTCGTCCCCCAGCCTCCTGCCGACTTTGAGCCCTTCGGTTACCCGCTTGTTCACACGCTCTGTCTCGTCACGGCCTACTCTGAGTCCATCGAGGGTCTTCGCACCACCCTTGATTCGATTGCCACGACCGACTACCCCAACAGCCACaagctcatcctcgtcgtctgtgACGGCATGGTTCGTGGCTCTGGCTCCAAGCAGTTCACCCCCGACATTGTCCTCAGCATGATGAAGGAGCTGGTCATCCCCGagtccgaggtcgaggcccaCTCGTACGTTGCCATTGCCGACGGCCACAAGCGCCACAACATGGCCAAGGTCTACGCCGGTTTCTACGACTACGACAACGACACTGTCGAGCCCtccaagcagcagcgcgtgcCCATGGTCCTCGTTGCCAAGACTGGTAACCCCCTGGAGCGCAACGATGCCAAGCCTGGAAACCGTGGAAAGCGTGACTCGCAGATTGTTGTCATGGGCTTCCTCCAGAAGGTCATGTTCGACGAGCGCATGACTACGTTCGAGTACGAGTTCTTCAACGCCATCTGGCGCTGCACTGGAGTCACACCCGACAGATACGAAACAGTGCTCTGTGTCGACGCAGATACCAAGGTCTTCCCCGACTCGGTCTCTCGCATGAACGCCTGCATGGTCAACGACACGGAGATCATGGGTCTCTGCGGTGAGACCAAGATTGCCAACAAGCGCGAGACTTGGGTCACCATGATCCAGGTCTTCGAGTACTACATTTCGCACCACCAGACCAAGGCGTTCGAGTCCGTCTTTGGTGGTGTAACCTGTCTCCCCGGTTGTTTCTCCATGTACCGCATCAAGGCGCCCAAGGGCGGCTCGGGTTACTGGGTTCCTATTCTCGCCAACcccgacattgtcgagcacTACTCGGAGAACATTGTTGACACGCTGCACAAGAAGAACCTCTTGCTGCTTGGAGAGGACCGATACCTCTCGACGCTCATGCTCAAGACGTTCCCCAAGCGCAAGATGGTCTTCTGTCCCCAGGCGGTCTGCAAGACGATTGTCCCCGACACTTTCAAGGTTCTGCTCTcgcagcgtcgtcgttggaTCAACTCGACCATTCACAACCTGTTCGAGCTCATGCTTGTCCGCGACCTCTGCGGCACATTCTGCTTCTCGATGCAGTTTGTCGTCTTCATGGACCTTGTCGGTACACTCGTCCTCCCGGCCGCCATCTCGTTCACGCTCTACATCCTCATCATTACCATCCTCCCCAGGAGCGTCACGCACCAGGCCAAGCCTATCGTCTCGCTCGTCCTTCTCGCCTGTATCCTCGGTCTCCCCGGTGtgctcatcatcatcacctcgcgcaagctcgtcTACGTCGGCTGGATGCTCATGTACCTGCTCTCGCTCCCCGTCTGGAACTTTGTCCTGCCTGCCTACTCGTTCTGGCACATGGACGACTTCTCCTGGGGTGAGACGCGTAAGGTCGCGGGtgagggcaagggcgacgcTTCGCAcggcgacaaggagggcACGTTCGACTCGTCCAACATTGTTATGAAGCGCTGGATCGAGTTtgagcgtgagcgccgctggcgcgagGGCACGACTTCGCGCGACTCGTACTACGACGTCATCCAGCGCTCCAACTCGCCAAAGAACAGCAACCGCTACTCGATGGTGTCGACTAGCGAGACGTACCAGAGCGGCCTGTACACTGCCGAGTCCAACCAGAACCTGCGCCCTAGCCAGAGCCCTATTTACGGCTCGGGCTACGTCCAGAGCCCATCCGAATACACCCCCGGCTCCcagcacctcggcctccctGGCCGTGGTGAgccctcgtcttcgtctGCCGAGTCCGCACGCCGCACCAACCGCAGCCCCGTGGACTCTCGCCGCGAGCCCAGCTACCAGGGGCAGTACCACGACGAAGAACAGCCAATCCTGCGCACGTCGCCCGAGCTGAGCTACTCGTCGGGCGACAGGAGAGCTcagcctgctcctgctgcgcGTGGCGTTTCGCTCGTTGACCCGGGCTACGTGCCCCCCGCGAGCGCTGCCGACCCTGTGCGCCGTGTCGcacgccagcagcaccagagGCGAACATCGAACGGGCGCCAGAACGTCATgtcgccaacgtcgtcgcAGTCTCATGGATCGAGCCTGCCGCCTGGTGCTGCCCCCGCGAGATTCTAA